A section of the Quatrionicoccus australiensis genome encodes:
- a CDS encoding ArsR/SmtB family transcription factor has protein sequence MAESKPITRLIRSDQIEPVASRFKAIAHPLRLAIVCLLGPGERTVTEICQELGTTQPNISQHLNLLHNQDLLRSRKEGNRVYYAIADQRLSEIIGMLQQIYCPEDNA, from the coding sequence ATGGCTGAGTCAAAACCCATTACCAGGCTGATCCGCAGCGACCAGATCGAACCGGTTGCCAGCCGCTTCAAGGCGATCGCTCATCCGCTGCGCCTCGCCATCGTCTGCCTGCTCGGGCCGGGTGAGCGCACCGTGACCGAGATCTGCCAGGAGCTGGGCACCACCCAGCCCAATATTTCGCAGCACCTCAACCTGCTCCACAACCAGGATCTGCTCCGGTCGCGCAAGGAAGGCAATCGCGTGTACTACGCCATCGCCGACCAGCGCCTGAGCGAAATCATCGGCATGCTGCAGCAGATCTACTGCCCGGAAGACAACGCCTGA
- a CDS encoding phenylacetate--CoA ligase family protein: MTKPANTAIDRPYWDEKLETQSRADWDALKLDLLQKHLQHAYANSPYYKASFDAAGVHPDDVKSLTDIRRFPFIEKKVLRERQEALPPFGDLVAVPERDIVYISASSGSTGVPTASPFTAQDFEDWMDYEARQFWSSGLRPDDRYCHSLNFSLFVGGPCVLGAQKLGALSIHAGTVPSERLLAIAKQFQATAIWTTPSYAWYLGETAIKEGIDPKKDLAIKRIFVAGEPGGSIPETRQRIEALWGAKVYDYYGLSDIFGSCAGMCEEQHGLHWAEDHILVEVLDPETQEPVAEGERGELVLTTLKKSARPMIRFRTGDIVSFTNEACTCGRTSQRMLGTHGRLDDMLIIKGVNIFPSDIEAIARKDHDLSGEYKLIVERDNHLDILTVEIERAAVDPSKDAELASRFAGHLKSITGVSARIVILPPDTLPRATHKAKRVEDRRQHVWS; encoded by the coding sequence ATGACCAAACCAGCCAACACCGCCATCGACCGCCCCTACTGGGACGAAAAACTGGAAACCCAATCGCGCGCCGACTGGGATGCCCTCAAGCTCGACCTGCTGCAAAAGCACCTGCAGCACGCCTACGCCAACTCGCCGTATTACAAGGCCAGCTTCGACGCAGCCGGCGTGCATCCGGACGACGTCAAGTCGCTGACCGACATCCGGCGCTTCCCGTTCATCGAGAAGAAGGTACTGCGCGAACGCCAGGAAGCCCTGCCGCCCTTCGGCGATCTGGTCGCCGTGCCCGAACGCGATATCGTCTATATTTCGGCCTCCAGCGGCTCGACCGGCGTGCCGACCGCCTCGCCGTTCACGGCCCAGGACTTCGAAGACTGGATGGACTACGAAGCCCGCCAGTTCTGGTCATCCGGCCTGCGCCCGGACGACCGCTACTGCCATTCGCTGAATTTCTCCCTTTTTGTCGGTGGACCGTGCGTGCTTGGCGCCCAGAAGCTCGGCGCGCTGTCCATCCACGCCGGCACCGTGCCGTCGGAACGCCTGCTCGCGATTGCCAAACAGTTCCAGGCCACCGCCATCTGGACGACGCCCTCCTACGCCTGGTATCTCGGCGAGACGGCGATCAAGGAAGGCATCGATCCAAAGAAGGACCTGGCGATCAAGCGCATCTTCGTTGCCGGCGAACCCGGCGGTTCGATCCCGGAAACCCGCCAGCGCATCGAAGCGCTGTGGGGCGCCAAGGTCTATGACTATTACGGCCTGTCCGACATCTTCGGCTCCTGCGCCGGCATGTGCGAAGAGCAGCACGGCCTGCACTGGGCCGAGGACCACATTCTGGTCGAAGTGCTCGATCCGGAAACCCAGGAGCCGGTCGCCGAAGGCGAACGCGGCGAACTGGTGCTGACCACGCTGAAGAAATCGGCGCGACCGATGATCCGCTTCCGCACCGGCGACATCGTCTCCTTCACCAACGAAGCCTGCACCTGCGGCCGCACCTCGCAGCGCATGCTCGGCACGCACGGTCGCCTCGACGACATGCTGATCATCAAGGGCGTGAACATCTTCCCCAGCGACATCGAAGCCATCGCCCGCAAGGACCACGACCTGAGCGGCGAATACAAGCTGATCGTCGAACGCGACAACCATCTCGACATCCTGACCGTCGAAATCGAACGCGCAGCGGTAGACCCATCAAAAGACGCCGAATTGGCCAGCCGCTTCGCCGGCCACCTCAAGTCGATCACCGGCGTCAGCGCCCGCATCGTCATCCTGCCGCCCGACACCTTGCCGCGTGCCACGCACAAGGCAAAACGGGTCGAAGACAGACGCCAGCACGTCTGGAGCTGA
- a CDS encoding response regulator, protein MNGVESTLAIRALPAYAQTPILAITANAFEENRQVCLDAGMNDHIAKPVDPDKLYETLLAWLEKRGN, encoded by the coding sequence TTGAACGGCGTCGAATCAACCTTGGCGATCCGGGCGCTCCCCGCTTACGCGCAAACACCAATTCTGGCGATAACCGCCAATGCCTTTGAGGAAAATCGCCAGGTCTGTCTTGATGCCGGCATGAACGATCACATCGCCAAGCCGGTCGATCCGGACAAGCTGTACGAGACTTTGCTGGCGTGGTTGGAGAAGCGTGGTAACTGA
- a CDS encoding ATP-binding protein, which produces MRETKPVILAIDDTPANLMTLGSALVGEFDLRISTSGMHGLELAATIRPDLILLDVMMPEMDGFEVCRRLKADEQLKLIPVIFITALSDTESESRGLALGAADFLAKPLNIGIARQRIRNLIDRETLRQQVAMQRDQLASQLETLRNLSTAVEQSPASVVITDLEACIQYVNPRFTEVTGYSSAEAMGQNPRILQSGKTDKATYEKVWNALSAGEPWKGDLFNKRKNGEFYWEEAQIAPVKNPAGDITHYVAVKTDITLRKQLELAKDELLDRLRKIASRVPGVVYQYRLRPDGTFCFPFASEAIRQIYRVSPESVLDDASAVHAILHPDDYAAIVASIQRSAETLTPWRHEYRVRFEDATVRWLFGDALPEREADGGTLWHGFITDVTERKQIEAELADHRAHLEAMVQVRTLDLSIAKEAAEAASRAKSTFLATMSHELRTPLNGIIGLTGLAARRTTDERVKDMLGKVDRSSHQLLAIINDILDISKIEAERLTLAMVDFRLGEVLDNVQRLIAPKATEKGLFFDVDRSMGIADLPVRGDPLRLGQVLLNLLGNAVKFTAEGRVTTSVELVEAFPDAVSIRFRVTDTGVGIAPEDQKRLFSAFEQADGSMTRRYGGTGLGLAITKRLVQLMGGEICVESEVGQGSTFWLTVRLGKAMDASRQR; this is translated from the coding sequence ATGAGAGAAACCAAGCCGGTCATTCTGGCAATAGACGACACCCCGGCCAACCTGATGACGCTGGGCTCGGCCCTAGTCGGCGAATTCGATCTGCGTATCAGCACGTCCGGGATGCATGGACTGGAATTGGCTGCGACGATTCGGCCCGATCTGATCCTGCTAGATGTCATGATGCCGGAGATGGATGGCTTTGAAGTATGCCGGCGTCTGAAGGCGGATGAACAACTGAAGCTGATCCCGGTTATTTTCATTACCGCGCTGTCGGATACCGAATCCGAATCGCGAGGTCTGGCATTGGGTGCCGCTGATTTTCTGGCTAAGCCACTTAACATCGGCATCGCCCGTCAGCGCATCAGGAATCTGATCGATCGGGAAACCCTGCGTCAGCAAGTAGCAATGCAACGGGATCAGCTGGCCAGCCAGCTCGAAACCTTGCGCAATCTGTCCACGGCGGTCGAGCAAAGCCCTGCCTCGGTGGTGATCACCGACCTTGAAGCCTGCATCCAGTATGTCAATCCGCGCTTCACTGAAGTGACCGGTTACAGTTCTGCGGAGGCTATGGGTCAGAATCCCCGAATCCTGCAGTCAGGCAAGACGGACAAGGCAACCTACGAGAAAGTCTGGAACGCCCTGAGCGCAGGCGAACCCTGGAAGGGGGACTTGTTCAACAAGCGCAAGAATGGTGAGTTCTATTGGGAAGAGGCACAGATTGCGCCGGTCAAGAATCCGGCGGGTGACATCACGCATTATGTTGCGGTCAAGACCGATATCACCCTGCGCAAGCAGCTTGAGCTGGCCAAGGACGAGTTGCTCGACCGCCTCCGGAAGATTGCCAGCCGGGTTCCCGGTGTAGTCTATCAATACCGCTTGCGGCCTGACGGCACGTTCTGCTTTCCCTTTGCCAGCGAGGCGATCCGGCAAATTTACCGGGTAAGTCCGGAAAGCGTGCTCGATGATGCATCAGCTGTCCATGCCATCCTGCATCCCGATGACTACGCGGCTATCGTTGCCTCCATCCAGCGCTCGGCTGAAACACTGACGCCTTGGCGCCACGAGTATCGGGTTCGTTTCGAGGATGCTACTGTGCGTTGGCTGTTTGGTGATGCCTTGCCGGAACGGGAGGCCGATGGTGGCACGCTTTGGCATGGATTCATCACCGATGTGACCGAGCGCAAGCAGATCGAGGCGGAACTGGCCGATCATCGAGCCCACCTCGAAGCGATGGTCCAGGTGCGAACGCTGGATCTTTCGATCGCCAAGGAGGCGGCCGAAGCGGCCAGCCGGGCGAAGTCGACTTTCCTCGCCACGATGAGTCATGAACTGCGCACGCCGCTCAATGGCATCATCGGCTTGACCGGGTTGGCTGCGCGCCGTACCACCGACGAACGGGTCAAGGATATGCTCGGCAAGGTCGACCGCTCATCACATCAACTGCTGGCGATCATCAATGACATCCTCGATATCTCAAAAATCGAGGCGGAACGGCTGACGCTGGCGATGGTCGATTTCCGGCTGGGTGAGGTGCTGGACAACGTACAGCGCCTGATTGCTCCGAAGGCAACTGAAAAGGGGCTTTTTTTCGATGTAGACCGCAGCATGGGCATTGCCGACTTGCCAGTACGGGGGGATCCGTTGCGGCTGGGGCAGGTGCTTCTGAATCTGCTTGGCAATGCTGTCAAATTTACCGCCGAAGGCCGTGTCACGACTTCGGTCGAATTGGTTGAGGCGTTTCCGGATGCTGTTTCGATTCGCTTTCGGGTCACAGATACCGGTGTCGGCATTGCCCCGGAAGATCAAAAACGTCTGTTCTCCGCTTTTGAACAGGCCGACGGGTCGATGACCCGCAGGTATGGTGGCACTGGCCTGGGTCTCGCCATTACCAAGCGCTTGGTGCAACTGATGGGGGGCGAGATCTGTGTAGAAAGTGAAGTTGGCCAGGGCAGCACGTTCTGGCTCACAGTGCGGCTCGGCAAGGCCATGGATGCATCCCGCCAGCGCTGA